One stretch of Hevea brasiliensis isolate MT/VB/25A 57/8 chromosome 12, ASM3005281v1, whole genome shotgun sequence DNA includes these proteins:
- the LOC131171255 gene encoding ethylene-responsive transcription factor ERF022-like: protein MEQRSTDAHHAAPPRYRGIRQRKWGKWVSEIREPGTKKRIWLGSYELPEMAAAAYDVAALHFRGPGVQLNFPELADSFPRPRSSKAEDVQMAAQEAALRFRNRRPMMKSSEAVDGSGGGGGGGCSGGGLGPVRIGLSPSQIQAINETPLDSPKMWMELAGALLLAEPMVFADDDTYQFSEFEEIQDASIWDC from the coding sequence ATGGAACAAAGATCCACCGATGCCCATCACGCTGCTCCTCCACGGTATCGCGGCATTCGCCAGCGAAAATGGGGGAAATGGGTGTCTGAAATCCGGGAGCCTGGTACGAAAAAGCGCATTTGGCTTGGGAGTTATGAATTGCCGGAGATGGCCGCTGCTGCTTATGATGTTGCTGCATTGCACTTCAGGGGACCTGGAGTTCAACTCAACTTCCCTGAACTTGCTGATAGTTTTCCTAGGCCAAGGAGTTCTAAAGCAGAGGATGTGCAAATGGCGGCTCAAGAGGCTGCTTTACGGTTTAGGAATAGAAGACCGATGATGAAAAGTTCAGAAGCAGTGGACGGCTCTGGTGGTGGCGGCGGCGGCGGCTGTAGCGGCGGGGGTTTGGGTCCTGTAAGAATTGGGCTTTCGCCGAGTCAGATTCAAGCTATTAACGAAACTCCTTTGGACTCCCCCAAGATGTGGATGGAGTTGGCTGGAGCTCTGCTGCTTGCAGAGCCCATGGTTTTTGCAGATGATGACACTTATCAATTTAGCGAGTTTGAGGAAATTCAAGATGCCTCCATTTGGGATTGCTAA